The Gossypium hirsutum isolate 1008001.06 chromosome D07, Gossypium_hirsutum_v2.1, whole genome shotgun sequence genome includes the window GCGGTGGATGGGGCAATGATCCTTGCAACATGTTGGATTCAAGGTTGAAATCCTTCAAGTTACTCCATGGAAGAACTGCAGGAAGCTTCTGAAATATATATCCTGTCAGAGAATTGAAGCCCAAATTTAAGTACTGGAGATTTTGTTTTCCCACGCCCCAGAACCAATTTGGGATTTGGCCATGAATTTTGTTCTCAGCAAGTTCCAAAACCTCCAACTCATCTTGACTACGTAGAAAACTTGGGAACTCAGATAAGTTGCATGAAGCCAATCCTAGGAGCTTCAACTTTGGAGGAGCGACATTGATGCTGACATTGGTGAGCAAGGACAAGTAGTTACCTGAAAGTTGGAGTCTGGTGAGAGCTTTAAGCTCAAGAAAGGACTGCAACTTGAGAGTTCCATTTAGATTATTTGTATGCAGATAAAGAAGCTCAAGATTCTGGAGGTTGAAGATTGATTCTGGTATGGGACCACCCAGATCATTGTCCTGGAATTTTATCCTAGTTAGCTTGGTGAGGCTTCCAATCCAGGGTGGGATCTGACCATCTAGTCCATTGCCATAAAGATATAACCAAGTGATTTGGGTCAAATTTTGGAGAGACGGTGGGATTTGGCCAGTTAAATTGGCTTTGGACAAGTCCAAGTATGTGAGATTGGTTTGTGTACCAAACCAAGACAAGTTTCCCTGGACGAAACTGTTGGTGGCAAGGGACAGATAAAAAAGCTGAGTAAGGTTGGATAAGGAAGAAGGGATCTGCCCCGAAAATTTATTATCAGACAAATCCAAAGTATGCAGTTGATTTAGGTGTCCAATTGAAGAAGGAATAGGTTGGGAAAAGTTGTTATAAGAAAAATCAAGATATTTGAGTTGAGTAAGGCCACCAAGTGAGTACGGTAGCTTCCCAAAAAAATGGCAGTGGCTAATGTCCAAATATTCCAAGGACTTGAAGTTCCCGATCGACTCCGGCAGCTGTCCTGAAAACCTCGTGTTTGCTAACCTTAATATCAAAAGTGATTGATTTTCCTGAACATCAGGTAAAGATCCACTAAGTTCCTGATTGGACTCCAGGCTGAGACACTCAAGATTTGGTAACTCAAAAACTGCAGTGGGAAACTTACCACGCAAGTCACAGTTTGATAGTATCAAAGCTGTCAATGAATAAAAATTTGCTAACATATTAGGTACTGAGGAAGAAATTGTGACATCAGCGAGATAAAGTTGTCTGAGATTGGTTAAGTTGTGAAGCAGAGACCTCAACCCTGGTTTCCAAAGCTTCAATGAGTTTCCCGAAAGACTAAGAAGCTCTAGTTTTGATAGCTCTAGGATTTCCAATGGGACTTGACCAGAAAAGTTGGAGAAAGAAAGGTCCAGATACGTCAGGTTTGAGAGGTTGTTGATCCCTGAAGGGATTTCAGAGTTAATGAAGACATTGTCAGCAAGACTAAGGCGTTGCAGGTGACGAAGACGGAAGAGGGTGGTGTTGGAATTGATTGAACCATAAAGATAACTGCTATTAAGTTCGAGGACGACTACATGACCGGTGATGTTGTCGCACTCCACCCCATTC containing:
- the LOC107954814 gene encoding receptor-like protein 7, encoding MGSAFHLILLALLLLFSLVCSVEPLCHPDERSALLHFKQSFIIKHSASSSPHAYPKTEYWNVEDPSVDCCSWNGVECDNITGHVVVLELNSSYLYGSINSNTTLFRLRHLQRLSLADNVFINSEIPSGINNLSNLTYLDLSFSNFSGQVPLEILELSKLELLSLSGNSLKLWKPGLRSLLHNLTNLRQLYLADVTISSSVPNMLANFYSLTALILSNCDLRGKFPTAVFELPNLECLSLESNQELSGSLPDVQENQSLLILRLANTRFSGQLPESIGNFKSLEYLDISHCHFFGKLPYSLGGLTQLKYLDFSYNNFSQPIPSSIGHLNQLHTLDLSDNKFSGQIPSSLSNLTQLFYLSLATNSFVQGNLSWFGTQTNLTYLDLSKANLTGQIPPSLQNLTQITWLYLYGNGLDGQIPPWIGSLTKLTRIKFQDNDLGGPIPESIFNLQNLELLYLHTNNLNGTLKLQSFLELKALTRLQLSGNYLSLLTNVSINVAPPKLKLLGLASCNLSEFPSFLRSQDELEVLELAENKIHGQIPNWFWGVGKQNLQYLNLGFNSLTGYIFQKLPAVLPWSNLKDFNLESNMLQGSLPHPPPSIRSYKVSNNMLSGEIEPMFCNLPSLVVLDLSNNNMTGTLPPCLANLTNSLQVLSLQSNHFISAIPPTYTKNCRLTMMDLSQNQLQGKIPRSLAHCTQLEELILGNNLINDSFPHWLGGLPKLKVLTLKSNRLHGVIGKPQTKSDFSKLQVIDLSNNHLRGKLPSDYFNIWNAMKVHGTNLLSPYMLANTSFQNREYVWYDYYNYAVTLAMKGRNLKYENVPDSISAIDLSSNELEGEIPEAIGELKLIRMLNLSNNKLSGRIPLSLGELSNLESLDLSRNKLWGKIPPQLSKLNFLVVFNVSYNKLEGAVPQGAQFNTFNNDSYEGNSGLCGYPLTETCGNPEVPASTHLGWDEAEDEGMSSVIKFGWKIVLTGYGGGLILGMSLGWNFNAWKYGWLRRVLGKWVVSNSWNGSNWYGFSWISVWKKVPWNY